One Campylobacter sp. MIT 12-8780 DNA window includes the following coding sequences:
- a CDS encoding response regulator transcription factor, whose protein sequence is MISVLMIEDDPDFATLLSEYLAQFNIKVTNYEDPYLGLSSSIKNYDCLILDLTLPGIDGLEVCREIRQKSDIPIIISSARGDISDKVVGLQIGADDYLPKPYDPKEMYARIMSLIRRSKKQSDHGNQTINSSFRVDERKHEISYNGNVLTLTPAEYEILDYLIRQHGFSVSREQLVQHCKSLKDKDSKSLDVIIGRLRTKINDSSKTPKHIFSVRGIGYKLIG, encoded by the coding sequence ATGATTAGTGTCTTGATGATAGAAGATGATCCAGATTTTGCTACCTTGCTTTCTGAATACCTTGCGCAATTTAACATCAAAGTTACCAACTATGAAGACCCATATCTTGGGCTTAGCTCGAGCATTAAAAATTACGATTGCTTGATCTTAGATCTTACCCTGCCTGGTATTGATGGACTTGAGGTGTGCCGCGAGATCAGACAAAAAAGCGATATTCCCATCATCATCTCTTCAGCTCGTGGAGATATCAGCGATAAAGTCGTTGGCTTGCAAATCGGGGCTGATGATTATCTGCCAAAGCCTTATGATCCAAAAGAAATGTATGCAAGGATTATGAGTCTTATTCGTCGCTCTAAAAAACAAAGCGATCATGGCAATCAAACTATAAATTCAAGCTTTAGAGTTGATGAAAGAAAACATGAAATTTCATATAATGGCAATGTTTTAACCCTTACTCCAGCTGAGTATGAAATCCTTGATTATCTTATCCGCCAGCATGGTTTTTCAGTTTCAAGAGAACAGCTCGTGCAACACTGCAAAAGCCTCAAAGACAAAGACTCAAAAAGTCTTGATGTCATCATCGGACGTTTAAGAACAAAGATTAATGATAGCTCAAAGACACCAAAGCATATTTTTTCGGTAAGGGGCATAGGGTATAAACTCATAGGATGA
- a CDS encoding M20 metallopeptidase family protein produces MFLKVQKLSEKYYPQIANLREHFHQFPELSFEEFQTSQKVCEVLENAGISYKKGIAKTGVLAEIYGTKKSDEKPKCVLLRGDMDALPVHEESGVSFASKIAGKMHACGHDGHTAGLLGTALILNELKDEFSGCVKFMFQPAEENYGGAKPMIEEGVLENPYVDAVFGCHLWGLMQENTAQIITGAMMAGVDSFDLKFIGRGGHGAHPHTTIDAVLMAARFVTNIQSIVSRRLKPVSAGVISIGSVQAGSSYNIIAQEAFLKGTVRFLDDESQAILQKGIEDVAKAVALEFGGEYELDYHREYPPLINDEFGAKIAQKAFLQVLGEKNIITKAEADMGAEDFAFLTRARKGAYVFVGIAKDKNKPVLHHSPNFAWENENLKVLMQGEAMMALEFLNS; encoded by the coding sequence ATGTTTTTAAAAGTGCAAAAACTCAGCGAAAAATACTACCCACAAATCGCAAATTTAAGAGAACATTTTCATCAATTCCCAGAGCTTAGCTTTGAGGAGTTTCAAACCTCGCAAAAAGTCTGTGAAGTGCTTGAAAATGCGGGCATATCATATAAAAAAGGCATAGCAAAAACCGGAGTTTTGGCTGAAATTTATGGCACAAAAAAAAGTGATGAAAAACCAAAATGCGTGCTTTTAAGAGGTGATATGGACGCTTTGCCAGTGCATGAAGAAAGTGGGGTAAGCTTTGCTTCAAAGATAGCTGGTAAGATGCACGCTTGCGGACATGACGGGCATACTGCTGGACTTTTAGGCACAGCACTTATCTTAAATGAGCTTAAAGATGAATTTAGCGGTTGTGTGAAATTTATGTTTCAGCCAGCTGAGGAAAATTATGGTGGTGCAAAGCCTATGATAGAAGAGGGCGTGCTTGAAAATCCATATGTTGATGCTGTGTTTGGTTGTCATTTGTGGGGTTTAATGCAAGAAAACACAGCCCAAATCATCACTGGGGCGATGATGGCTGGGGTAGATAGCTTTGATCTTAAATTTATAGGCAGAGGCGGGCATGGAGCTCATCCGCATACAACTATAGACGCGGTTTTAATGGCGGCTCGTTTTGTTACTAATATTCAAAGCATTGTTTCAAGACGTTTAAAGCCGGTAAGCGCTGGAGTGATTAGCATTGGAAGCGTGCAAGCTGGAAGTTCTTATAATATCATCGCTCAAGAAGCCTTTTTAAAAGGCACGGTGCGTTTTTTAGATGATGAAAGCCAAGCGATCTTGCAAAAGGGTATTGAAGATGTGGCTAAGGCTGTGGCTTTAGAATTTGGCGGAGAGTATGAGCTTGATTATCACAGAGAATATCCGCCTTTGATTAATGATGAATTTGGTGCAAAAATCGCTCAAAAAGCTTTCTTGCAAGTCTTAGGCGAAAAAAATATCATCACAAAGGCTGAAGCTGATATGGGAGCTGAGGACTTTGCTTTTTTAACGCGTGCTAGAAAAGGGGCTTATGTTTTTGTAGGCATAGCTAAGGATAAAAACAAACCTGTATTGCACCACAGCCCAAATTTTGCTTGGGAAAATGAAAATTTAAAGGTGCTTATGCAAGGTGAGGCGATGATGGCTTTGGAGTTTTTAAATTCATAA
- the recR gene encoding recombination mediator RecR: protein MAFINFKSIRKKIVPHNSSEKFNELVQSFANLPSIGKKTALRLAYTLLENHTLALKLAHNIENAVRFIKPCQKCGNLSENELCEICSDENRDKNLLCVVQSAKDILILEESGSFDGLYFIFDEISDELVLKLRNFISENACKELIFALTHTINSDALIFFIEEKLKDFHLHFSKIAQGIPSGVSLENVDFISLHKAMAFRTKIKE, encoded by the coding sequence ATGGCTTTCATCAATTTCAAATCAATCAGGAAAAAAATAGTGCCACACAACAGCAGTGAAAAATTCAACGAACTCGTGCAAAGTTTTGCAAACCTCCCAAGTATAGGCAAAAAAACAGCCCTAAGACTTGCTTATACGCTCCTTGAAAATCACACTCTTGCTCTAAAACTTGCCCACAATATAGAAAATGCAGTCCGCTTTATCAAACCCTGCCAAAAATGTGGCAACCTCAGTGAAAATGAGCTTTGCGAAATTTGCAGTGATGAAAACCGCGATAAAAACTTACTTTGTGTGGTGCAAAGTGCTAAAGATATACTTATACTTGAAGAAAGCGGAAGTTTTGATGGGCTTTATTTTATCTTTGATGAGATCAGTGATGAACTTGTGCTAAAGCTTAGAAATTTCATCAGTGAAAATGCTTGCAAAGAACTGATTTTTGCTCTCACACACACTATAAATTCAGACGCTTTGATCTTTTTTATCGAGGAAAAACTCAAAGACTTTCATCTTCATTTCTCAAAAATTGCCCAAGGCATACCAAGCGGCGTGAGCCTTGAAAATGTGGATTTTATCTCTTTGCATAAGGCTATGGCATTTCGAACTAAGATCAAAGAGTGA
- a CDS encoding autotransporter outer membrane beta-barrel domain-containing protein, translating to MKLKKVQSKKLCLSIAALAVLGSSNLGAVSINNASDFSSNFTQTQTGTGEYSYTGTDTTIDFASDSSFEGANKIIVPADKKVTSINLGNTTPPTDDYANFCLGCENVEDYDLSATTINIKQYAELQVKRNSNLRGDVVINSGSTLNPTDDWRKNGSIFMVNGYDGGAGRLNITGKLTINNAGIWYADRELQGGLIKVNGDVNIKNSFFDLSYQDVNNFTANNYELIRTDTKFNNDITTSNQVRGILLAFPSLATGQVDPDLEYEAVGEINLNSSGFTQYTLSLSNDGKSLLANGGATDKVKDLNALFGLKKEMYQSIIDKLDKLNNNTSDTALKSKITQAKQQAEELKNKVDTTQNPNNANSSSVLIETMANISQDERALANTLFDSLGSSALSNDIVSKVILASIADNGATLKRVVNDLNSNATSQANANSASSSVSSTMNLSNDMAIGSRLASLNNPFANLAYAKKLSKAYFASGSSDVRLDYGLNDLTQSRWANVFGGVNIIDSKSGGVYGLSLGVDKKIKDNAILGFYASFAKATLKDKSLEQKSSNFQVGTYSSIAFSNDLELGLKAYLGVAPTEQESFYSLAGISNSTSEYARLSAGINANLGKNFALSEDTLFIKPFVGTNYYLTHTPEYTEQGGLAKNVKSANNNSISLELGAEFRKYFNEFAYFYTTPKIEQFVYNQSDDFSASFIGSNTGFNIQSDDKLKTYAQLILGASMNFTDNFAATASFAGKQIVAGKVDKKNETYMSGNLELRYRF from the coding sequence ATGAAGTTAAAAAAGGTGCAGAGTAAGAAACTTTGTTTAAGTATAGCAGCTTTGGCTGTTTTAGGAAGTTCAAATTTAGGTGCGGTAAGTATAAACAATGCTAGTGATTTTAGTTCAAATTTTACACAAACACAAACAGGAACAGGTGAATACAGCTACACTGGCACTGATACAACTATAGACTTTGCGTCTGATAGTAGTTTTGAAGGTGCAAATAAAATCATTGTTCCAGCTGATAAAAAAGTTACGAGTATAAATTTAGGAAATACGACTCCTCCAACTGATGATTACGCAAATTTTTGTTTAGGGTGTGAAAATGTTGAGGATTATGATTTAAGCGCAACTACTATTAACATAAAACAATACGCAGAACTTCAAGTCAAGAGAAACTCAAATTTAAGAGGCGATGTTGTGATTAATAGTGGCTCTACTTTAAATCCAACTGATGATTGGCGAAAAAATGGCTCGATTTTTATGGTAAATGGTTATGATGGAGGAGCTGGAAGGTTAAATATAACAGGCAAGCTAACTATAAATAATGCTGGAATTTGGTATGCTGATAGAGAACTTCAAGGTGGTTTGATAAAGGTAAATGGTGATGTAAATATTAAAAATTCATTTTTTGACTTAAGCTATCAGGATGTAAATAACTTCACAGCAAACAACTATGAACTTATACGAACTGATACTAAATTCAATAACGATATAACAACAAGCAACCAAGTAAGAGGTATTCTTTTAGCTTTTCCTAGCTTGGCTACTGGACAAGTTGATCCAGACTTAGAATATGAAGCTGTAGGGGAAATAAATTTAAATAGCTCAGGTTTTACACAATATACCCTTTCTTTATCAAATGATGGCAAATCCTTACTTGCTAATGGTGGAGCAACTGATAAGGTTAAAGACTTAAATGCCTTGTTTGGGCTTAAAAAAGAAATGTATCAAAGTATCATTGACAAACTAGATAAGCTTAACAACAACACAAGCGACACAGCACTAAAAAGCAAAATTACCCAAGCCAAACAACAAGCAGAAGAATTAAAAAATAAAGTCGATACAACTCAAAATCCAAACAATGCAAATTCAAGTTCTGTTTTAATTGAAACAATGGCAAACATCTCTCAAGATGAAAGAGCCTTAGCAAACACGCTCTTTGATAGTCTAGGCAGTTCAGCTTTAAGCAATGATATCGTTTCTAAAGTCATCTTAGCAAGTATAGCTGATAATGGAGCGACTTTAAAACGAGTTGTTAATGATCTCAACTCAAACGCCACCTCCCAAGCCAATGCAAATTCAGCCTCATCATCAGTAAGCTCTACAATGAATCTAAGCAATGATATGGCTATAGGTTCAAGACTAGCAAGTCTTAATAATCCTTTTGCAAATTTAGCCTATGCTAAAAAACTAAGTAAGGCTTATTTTGCTAGTGGAAGTAGCGATGTAAGACTTGATTATGGTTTAAATGACTTGACTCAAAGTCGTTGGGCAAATGTATTTGGTGGGGTAAATATCATAGATTCTAAAAGTGGTGGAGTGTATGGTTTATCTTTAGGGGTAGATAAAAAGATCAAAGATAATGCCATACTTGGTTTTTATGCAAGTTTTGCAAAAGCGACTTTAAAAGATAAAAGCTTAGAACAAAAATCAAGCAATTTTCAAGTAGGAACCTACTCATCAATAGCTTTTAGTAATGATCTTGAACTTGGTTTAAAAGCTTATCTTGGTGTTGCACCAACAGAGCAAGAAAGCTTTTATAGCCTAGCAGGAATTTCAAACTCAACGAGTGAGTATGCTCGTTTAAGTGCAGGGATAAATGCTAATCTTGGTAAAAACTTTGCTTTAAGTGAAGATACACTTTTTATCAAACCTTTTGTAGGCACAAATTATTATCTTACTCATACTCCAGAATATACCGAACAAGGTGGTTTAGCTAAAAATGTAAAAAGTGCAAACAATAACTCTATAAGCCTTGAACTTGGTGCTGAATTTAGAAAGTATTTTAATGAATTTGCTTATTTTTATACTACACCAAAGATAGAACAATTTGTATATAATCAAAGTGATGATTTTAGTGCTAGCTTTATAGGTTCAAATACAGGCTTTAACATACAAAGTGATGATAAGCTTAAAACTTATGCTCAGCTTATCTTAGGCGCTAGTATGAATTTCACTGATAATTTTGCTGCTACAGCTTCTTTTGCTGGAAAACAAATTGTAGCTGGTAAGGTTGATAAAAAGAATGAAACTTATATGAGTGGGAATTTAGAACTTAGATATAGGTTTTAA
- a CDS encoding ArsS family sensor histidine kinase has protein sequence MRSYSIRTKVSVLFIVVFLLVCALFALSIILEMDIHHENQSLRQQNVIKSLTSNYNANSNIDLLNYLLSNSFSIVKGERLSNKIKSKGSEIFKVATNFGVFTSISYNNQLFLQVQNEDHDLILESNKENTSFKFIFLGFLLSLALTTFLYISIINSLKPLTKLRLEVAQTASGKSFSPQGYQNNEIGKIATEFYNTMNKNHQLIESRQLFLRTIMHEIKTPIGKGRIIAEMIEENKQKGRLIAIFERLNSLINEFAKVESLLSKNYNLQFKNYHFSELLKEAKIFLMRDDFEQRVQVKLFEDAIFKADIEIFPLVIKNLIDNAMKHSDDESCIVECYKDHFVIKNKAAPLKQSIQEYFKAFTRDKDNKSEGMGLGLYIIERICMMHNFSLGYAYINGFHQFQINQEKNSATQQQ, from the coding sequence ATGAGATCGTATTCTATTCGCACTAAAGTTAGTGTTTTATTTATCGTTGTTTTTTTGCTCGTTTGTGCTTTATTTGCCCTTTCTATCATTCTTGAGATGGATATACACCATGAAAATCAAAGCCTAAGACAACAAAATGTTATCAAATCGCTCACAAGCAATTACAACGCAAACTCAAATATAGATTTGCTAAACTACCTGCTAAGCAATAGTTTTAGTATCGTTAAAGGCGAAAGACTCTCAAATAAGATCAAAAGTAAAGGCAGTGAAATTTTTAAAGTTGCTACAAATTTTGGGGTTTTTACTTCCATTTCTTACAACAATCAGCTTTTTTTACAGGTGCAAAATGAAGATCACGATTTAATCCTAGAATCAAACAAAGAAAATACCTCTTTTAAATTTATCTTTTTGGGCTTTTTGCTTTCTTTGGCTTTAACGACTTTTTTATATATTTCTATCATTAACTCTTTAAAACCCCTTACAAAACTTCGCCTTGAAGTTGCCCAAACGGCAAGTGGTAAGAGCTTTTCGCCTCAAGGTTATCAAAACAATGAGATAGGCAAAATCGCTACTGAGTTTTACAACACTATGAATAAAAATCACCAACTCATAGAGTCAAGACAGCTTTTCTTACGCACTATAATGCACGAGATAAAAACACCCATAGGCAAGGGAAGAATTATCGCTGAAATGATAGAAGAAAACAAGCAAAAAGGACGTTTAATAGCGATTTTTGAACGCTTAAATTCACTCATTAATGAATTTGCAAAAGTAGAAAGCCTGCTTTCAAAAAATTATAATTTACAATTTAAAAACTACCATTTTTCAGAGCTTTTAAAAGAAGCAAAAATTTTTCTTATGCGAGATGACTTTGAACAAAGAGTGCAAGTAAAGCTTTTTGAAGACGCTATTTTTAAAGCCGATATTGAAATTTTTCCTTTGGTGATTAAAAACCTTATTGATAATGCGATGAAGCATTCAGATGATGAAAGTTGTATAGTAGAATGCTATAAAGATCATTTCGTGATTAAAAACAAAGCAGCCCCTTTAAAACAAAGTATTCAAGAATACTTCAAAGCCTTTACAAGAGATAAGGATAACAAAAGCGAGGGTATGGGGCTTGGGCTGTATATCATCGAAAGAATTTGTATGATGCATAATTTTAGTCTTGGTTACGCATACATAAATGGCTTTCATCAATTTCAAATCAATCAGGAAAAAAATAGTGCCACACAACAGCAGTGA